CTATACAGTCCAGTGGTTAAGACGGACTGTGATGTAACAATGCTTTGGTGCCAAACCTGAATGAAGCATTTGCTTACATGACTAAGTTCCAATTTGGCCCAAATACTTCACAGTCTGTCTTAACCCTATTTTAAAACCCGAATTCTCCTAGATATATCACTGCATCGGCAACAATGAGAGGTAATGCGGATGTACTGACCATTTGGCAACCCGGACGATGGGATGCTTCTCTCCATGAGTCAGTGCCATGATGGTGTAGCCGTAGTTGTGCCAGTCTATGATGAACTTGCTGCCTCGTAACAAACACACCAACCACGTCACTGCAATACCGGGCAAACCAGGGGGGTTCTAGAGTAGAAAGTAATAAGGACAGTTAAGCTTGGGCTTGGAATTAGAAAATTAGTGAGTCTGTGAGGatcattttcaatgtatttcAGCACCAAAGAGTCATTTAAGCCATTGATTGAAAACAAGGTTTGTGAACTCCAATGCTTAAATAACTGCTgaaagaaaccacaaaaacccatAGAGACTGCTACCCTCCAGGGCTGCAGGCTGACACCCCAGAACTAGGGTGATGGGCTCATTTCCACACCGTGACTATTTTCAGACACAATTATTACCTGCATGAGAACATAAGAGGGAGCATCGATCTTCAGCAGCACATACAAAAGTTGCAGTGATTGTAAAATCACTTTGGTGACATATCTGAGGATTTTTGGGCCAGCTGCAAACAGCAAAAGACATAATAAATACCATTTCCTTTCATCAGCAAATTCAAGCATATTTTCcagtttcagagtaaaaataaaaatagatctGTGTACATGGGAACATTTCGGGAATTCTTTGTAGTTACCTGTAAGCCCTGTCAGTTCTGAAATTGGGATAATCTTTATTCTCTCATTTCCAAGAACATCTTGGTGGGGCTTTGTGCCTGAAAGTAAATATACACTTTCAGATGTAGATTAAAATGTGTACATCTTTATCAAGCCAAATCGTAGTCATATTACGAAAATATGATTCGCCTTCCATATTGACAAGCAAGAGCATGGCATCACTGATGGTACACGGAAAGTattataattgtatttcataataaatgCAAAGAGGGATTCCAAAgcatagctaatgttagctatagAGTCAGGGACTAAGTGTGCTCATTGTCTTCCAAGTGACAGCTTCTCTCATAATCCCAGTTCACACGACTTCAGGCTAGTTAGTTAGCGTCAGAGGAATGGATCTGGCTATCTGTACAGCACGTGTACATTTCAGCACTGATAGCTAAAGAGGACTTCAATAATTTACCAAGGAAGCCAACAAATGAAACGTTGTATCCGTGTTTGCTGAGGGACACGACATGGTACTGCATGCGAGGACTTCGTCCAATATCTCCCAACACCAAGACACACACGCTGCGGTTTGCCAGTCCGTTACTTGCCCGCAACCTCCTCGCTTGCAGGAACAAGCATACAACAGCGAAAGCCAGGAAGGTAGAGTAAAATAATCCATAATGCCTGAAATACAAACCGCACGCAAATACTGTTAGAAGCAACAAAACTACAATCACAGAGGACTTCGTGTCCGCCATGACTGTTTTCCGGTATGACGTGGCCCATCGTGAAGGCACACTGTGATTTAAAGGGACATTGCAACCTTTGTTTGAATCCGCGTTAGTGGATGTTTGGCTGAGTCCTCCAACACAGTCCTGCGCATAGTCATAGTGTAACTTCAAATTAAACAGTCACAGTCATTtaatttggcttttaaaaaatatataacacatAAACCAGATGTAAGAAGACAGGAATACagaattcatgttttttatgtatatttttattaaatagaaaaataaatataggaTACTACATTTGAAAATCTTCAAGGCATGAAATTCATGAGAGGGCAATGTCTGTTGTGTCATAAAGGTTAAATATCCACTTGCTTTAAAATGACCAAACAAATTTCAACAATAACATAGGCAACatctaaatgtgttttgtaattaaatagGTGTGATTCTCTTCTTTATATGCATACTATGTTACAGGTGTAAGGTTGAGTAATTGGACAAATAACCTATTTTTCAGCTGACAAAATAGCATTGCAATATAAATAAGAACCAATGAAAGATGATACATCTCCTGCATTATTCAGCTCTGTTATATAACTGAATACATTTGAGAGCTGACTGGTGAAAAATAATTGATCTATTGGTTTCACAAAGCCAATTCAGGATAAAGACAACAATAGACTGCCCAATGAAAAATTATCAATTGTTTTCTTTAGAATTGTCATTTAACATGTGTAGCTAAACTGGATATTCCAGTTTATCAGAACATTCTGAAAAATAAGAATTCAGTAGAAACTTTTCTTGATGGATGTGCACTGCAGATCATGTGAACGGTCCTCATCAGTGACCAGCGGTCCTTAAAAAGCTGTTTTCAGAGTCCCAGTCTCATTCGACTAAACTCTTTCCGTGAATTTAATTTCACGGGGTGCCTCTTAAAAAACGGCTCGCGGCTCATTGATTCCAGCCGGTGATTTCGTAGAGGAGTGCTTTGAGCAAGCGGGACTCGTAGGTCACAGTGTTCCTGCCAATATGCAGCCGGTCCTCCTCCAGCGGCTGCTCGATGATGGCTGGAACGTTCTTTCCGTAAACttgagaaaggaaagagaaaaaaaagaaaaaaaaaattgttctgttGATTAACGTGGAAACAAAGCGTTTTCCTTTCCCTTAACTGCTGTTGGCGGTAATGCAACACCACTTAATCCAATCTCTGGGACACCACGTCCAGCCCTGGTAtgaaactcatttaaaaaatctgacctATGTAAAATGCCACAGGTGAAATCATACCAACTGCAAATGCAGCAGTCGTACTAGAGTAGCATGTCATTTTAAAGTCTTTTTCAGTCTACTCACGAAGAAACACACCAGCTGTGGAAGGGCTGCCACATGACCTTGACCTTTCTCATATGTACAACTTACCAAATATATACTACTTAGTACTACCcctataatataataataataataataataataatatgtacagCTGTGCGCCTGTAGCAGAGGCCTAAGACGTACTCTCACAGTGCTCCAGAAACTGCACGCACTCCTGCACCACGGTGTCCCTCAGCATGATCATGTGCTTGGCCATGTTCTCCAGCAGCGACAGGAAGCAGCGCTTCGCGTAGAACCACGTGTCCGTCCCCAGCTGcgcgaccaatcagaaacagcGCCTCAGCGACCACTAGCCCCCGACATCcaaaacctcacacacactcctttttTGGGGGAACGGTTATTAACGAGTTTGAGGAAAGATAAAAGAACCACATAAAAAAGATTCTACACTATACAAACAAGGTCAGTGATGAACTGCAAAGCACAGAAACAGCTATTCAAAGTGGCCAAGCTAGCCCTGTTTACAATGTAACAAGTGGCCATACCTTCTTATTGTATGGCTCCAAGCTCTTAATCACACGGGAAATGCCAAAGTCGTAGTTCCCTTTAGCACAGTACAGGGTTCTACAGGGTAAATGCAGAGAGATTACATGAAGGGGGCATGTGTGtaacacaaaatacaatttctTAATGTCACAAATCAACTGCCCACTAatcaggacaccataatgtaATCCAGGTGTTGATCAGTTTATATATGAAACATAAAATTCTGTACATATTTTGTCAATGTGTCACAGTGGGTTCTTCATCCtatcagtttaaaaaaggaaaagctaCAGACTATGGATTCAGAGAGTCACACTGCGATTGGTGAATATAAGTACAGATAATATCAGCTCTGTGAGTCATAGTGGCACTGTGATTGGCGAGTGTGAGGGCCaatagcaaataaaataaaagtaccaATAGCAGCAGCTCTATGAGGCAGGACTCACCCGATTACCAGGTTGACAATGCACAGATGAAAGACCTTCTTATCGGGGTCGTCGTACGATatctgctcctcctccttctcgaTCTTCCTCATCAGCTCCTCTGCCTTTACAAAAGCATTGCAGGACAGAAGCACACCACACTCAACCTTCAGAAATCAACGCTTTCTATTCACGTTCAAGGAAAAGACTGCAGGCATATTTCCTAAGGAACATGCTGGACCACCATATTTAAATATCCAGCCAatcatttccttttctttttcttccccttgTTAAACCACCATTTCTCTTGTGTAGCTTTTTGCCAATTGCTTATTAGAAAATGGCCATGTGATCGCACTCACCTCTTCGTTCTGGCTCGTCATGATGTAGGACACACACAGGTTGGCGAGGACGATTGCACTGACGTTCAGGATCTGGGGGTTTGGGCAACAGAAACATTATTCCGCCGCAAGAAATAGTATGAAAcccagttggaacaaaaaacaaacggaAAACACTTCAATTCACCACACAGAAACTCCCATGCAGGACCGCAAACAGGTGATTCACAAACAAATCTCCAACCAGGAAGGCAGCAAAGATCAAAGGTCAGAGGCACGTTTTACCGAAGGCTTTCTCCTGCACGGACATTCCTGAATGTTACACTGCTCCAGCTGGCAGGCACAAGAGCACAAGACAATTTGGGGTTCAGGGTCATTGCCATTTCTAGGTCATTCCGTGTAGGGTTTCTGTAGTGTTCATGATGCGGACGACATTCCCACTCTCAAGACCTCCTGGAAAACCcaactgtgtaaatggatgctaATGTAAAGCGAGGCCTCTAAGCTCCAGTGCTGGAGAGCTTGCAGTGTTTCTGGACATGATGTCCAGTGCAGCTGGGTTTGGTTTTTCAGCACTCaagtgcttcatttaagccgTGGTGTGAAGAGTCCACAGGCCTTATTTCCAAGGCCAAACGTGGCTGCAGATTGAAAGCAAACCACAACAACCTGCAGGCACCACAGCCTTCCAGGCCATGACCGAGATCCTCCATGTTAAATCTGTAAGTCATGTAGGTACCTGCTGAGAAAGTAACAATCCTCAATGTCTcatcacaacacaaacaaacaagggaGGCCATTTCTTTGACAGCACACTTCTGGGGACTTATATTCTACTCACTGATTGGTTATAATGGCTCTGCACACTGATCGGTCATAACGACTctattcactgattggttatAATGACATTAAAAGACTGGGACGCTGGATAAGGCTCCAGGGAGATTCGGACTGAAAGTCAGGCGTGCGAAACGCAGAGGGAGTCGCACTCACGTTGTCGTAGTGCTTCTTGACGATGGGCTCGTAGAAGCCGATGGCCTCCTTGTACTTGTTCTCCTGCATGAAGAGCACGTGCGCCACGTTGAGCTTCCACACGTCGTGCTCGTTGCAGAACTCCACCGACTTGCGGAAGATCTTCTCCACCATGTGGTAGTTCTCCCGGTTCCAGTAGATCTTGGCCTGAGCCATGAGCACAGGGATGTACCTGCAACCGACAGCAGCACACTGAGTGAGCGGGTCAGGAGCCCCTAAGAGCACACTGTGGGCTCATGGGTAATGAACCCATAACAGCACAAAGGAAGCTTGACTGGGTGTGAAACTCAAATCTGATTATACATTACTGAGGGCGAGTTGGCTCTGAACCTGTAACACTACAATGGAGGAGAATGGGTATGTATCCTGTAGCAGGGCACTGTGGGTAGAAGGGTACGGCACTCAAAGCAGCAGAAAGGGATGCTGGATGGGTAGAGATCTCAGGTCTGATTGTATCTGAGCCACGCCAGCAGGGCAGCAGACGCTCAGGGGGGAAAGCCCAGTGCTCTCTATGTGAACGGAAGGCCACTCACTTCTCCAGCGCCTCGTCGTACTCGTGGACGGCCTTCTTCACGACCTCGTCGTCACGGTTATGCCTGGCCTCCTGgacctgattggtggagagaaATGAGGAGGTCCGATTAAGGCCGAATGACCGTTAGTTTAAAGAGGTTCGGTGCGCCGGGCGCGAGGCGTCCCCTCAGTCTGGGGGTTGGGGAGGCGCGGGTGGAGTCGGGGAGGGGCGGGCAGGATCAGGGAGGCGCGGGTGGGGTCGGGGAGGCGCATGCGCGGTGGCGCCTCACCTGCTTGGTCAGTTTGCGCAGCTGCTCCGTCAGTTTCCCCGCGATCTCATCAAACTTGCGAAAGGCCTGCGTTTATGGAGCAGAGCCCGAAGGCGGAATCAGTACTGCACTCTCAAACTAGAGATGCGTGATAACATAGGGGACGTCTCAGTATCTGCCCAAAGCTATGATTATGGCTGATACAATGATGTGTCATAAATGTGCCAGGTGACATGTTCCTGCAGGGACTTCATAGCTCTAGGCTCATGTTCTCTGCTTATCAATAAAGTAAGCATGTTTAAATCTTTTGTATAAAATGTCTTGTTATAAAATGGTCATTGTTGTAATGTGTGCTAATTCCTCCTTACCACTTTAGCATTTACATGGGACTGTCCAGTTCATTAACTGATTAATCAATACATGAAACTTAGCGCTGGATGAGTGgtatgttcattaaaaaaaaaatttcaaagctaaaaacattccaaagaaaaaatacatttctcaacATCTGGAACATGTTGGCATATTGCAACATTGCCATACTTACCTCCTCTGGTGCAGTCTGGCAGGTTATCATGGCATCCAAAAACTCGTAGAGatactgaaaagaaatgttttacagGTGTATGAAACACTGAAAGATACACAGCATACCAAACTTTTCAGTGGCTTCTTTTTAGGAATGCCCAACTGAGGCAAAACACAAAGTATTGTCATGAAAACAGACCCAGATTTAGTTCCAAACCAAATGTGTTTTCTTACCGGAGAGAGGAACTTGTACGTCAGATGTGCATTTTCCGCCAAAACATCTGCAGCCAGGTCAAAGTACTGCGAAGATAGCCAAGCAAGAACCATTATAGCCTAATTCAAATCACATTACTTTCCAAATGCTACTCGGAGTGACTGTTTCTTATATAAAACACTTCAAACAACAGgttcctttttttgtaatgacCCCATTAGTGTTCACCGACCACAGCAGGATCGCCGCTTTGAAcgtgaaataaaatgttctcatgcagatgcattaaaaaaggtttaatgggttcatttttgaaaaaaatatgacctCCATGATTTTCCATGAGGCCCAGTCAGCTAAATCTCCTGGCAACATGCTGAAACATACGGGAGGCTGGCTGACACTAAAATTATACTGCC
This genomic window from Anguilla rostrata isolate EN2019 chromosome 17, ASM1855537v3, whole genome shotgun sequence contains:
- the ift70 gene encoding intraflagellar transport protein 70A isoform X1, whose translation is MTLITIKDGEYTATIYKMIKDGRYGEAIHVLSNELQKQLKSRAALSLLGYCYYHMQDYINAAECYEQLTQLHPEVEEYKLYYAQSLYGACAFPEAMKATFLLDNPNSHTKMIKLQAAIKYGEEDLSGAKSLVEQLPQDDPDYEVDLGCLLYKEGEYEEACKKFITSLQVLGYRPDLSYNVALCYYSMKQYAPALKYIGDIIERGIREHPELSVGMTTEGIDVRSVGNTLVLHETALIEAFNLKAAIEYQLKNFDAAQEALTDMPPRSEEELDPVTLHNQALMNMDSKPTEGFEKLAFLLQQNPFPPVTFGNLLLLYCKYEYFDLAADVLAENAHLTYKFLSPYLYEFLDAMITCQTAPEEAFRKFDEIAGKLTEQLRKLTKQVQEARHNRDDEVVKKAVHEYDEALEKYIPVLMAQAKIYWNRENYHMVEKIFRKSVEFCNEHDVWKLNVAHVLFMQENKYKEAIGFYEPIVKKHYDNLEQCNIQECPCRRKPSILNVSAIVLANLCVSYIMTSQNEEAEELMRKIEKEEEQISYDDPDKKVFHLCIVNLVIGTLYCAKGNYDFGISRVIKSLEPYNKKLGTDTWFYAKRCFLSLLENMAKHMIMLRDTVVQECVQFLEHCEIYGKNVPAIIEQPLEEDRLHIGRNTVTYESRLLKALLYEITGWNQ
- the ift70 gene encoding intraflagellar transport protein 70A isoform X2 → MTLITIKDGEYTATIYKMIKDGRYGEAIHVLSNELQKQLKSRAALSLLGYCYYHMQDYINAAECYEQLTQLHPEVEEYKLYYAQSLYGACAFPEAMKATFLLDNPNSHTKMIKLQAAIKYGEEDLSGAKSLVEQLPQDDPDYEVDLGCLLYKEGEYEEACKKFITSLQVLGYRPDLSYNVALCYYSMKQYAPALKYIGDIIERGIREHPELSVGMTTEGIDVRSVGNTLVLHETALIEAFNLKAAIEYQLKNFDAAQEALTDMPPRSEEELDPVTLHNQALMNMDSKPTEGFEKLAFLLQQNPFPPVTFGNLLLLYCKYEYFDLAADVLAENAHLTYKFLSPYLYEFLDAMITCQTAPEEAFRKFDEIAGKLTEQLRKLTKQVQEARHNRDDEVVKKAVHEYDEALEKYIPVLMAQAKIYWNRENYHMVEKIFRKSVEFCNEHDVWKLNVAHVLFMQENKYKEAIGFYEPIVKKHYDNILNVSAIVLANLCVSYIMTSQNEEAEELMRKIEKEEEQISYDDPDKKVFHLCIVNLVIGTLYCAKGNYDFGISRVIKSLEPYNKKLGTDTWFYAKRCFLSLLENMAKHMIMLRDTVVQECVQFLEHCEIYGKNVPAIIEQPLEEDRLHIGRNTVTYESRLLKALLYEITGWNQ